TGATTTGTCTTCACAGCAGATATATTCAAGAATAATATTGCTTGGGTTTGCTCAGTTTACTACGTTTATTTTCATGAAAATTTATAGGTCATTAATGAGTGATATAAAATATATTGTGAACGAAATTACAAACATTGAACAAAAATATATAGCGTTGCATGCGGCATGTATCTTCAGTGAGAATAAGTCTCTCGACGCAATATTGAACAAATTGGTCAACTGTGAAAGGAACTTTATTTTAAAAAAAGGCGAAACTACGCCAGACATTGAGAAGGAGAGAATATCACAACTAGATAGCAAGAACTATCTTGGATACTTCAGGAAAGGTTTCTTTAAGAGATAGAGTTTGCGGCTAAGAGCATACTCCGTTTATATTGGCGATGCTCGTTCGAGCTTGATGGGGCATTGCCCCTTGACTTGACAGCCCTCCCTGGCTAAGGGGGAGGGCTTTATTTTTCCAGAAAGCCTGAAGAAGGGACCATGTTCGAAAGCCTGCAAGACCGCCTCGAGTCGGTATTCAAAAAGATACGCGGCCACGCCCGCCTGGATGAGGACAACATCCAGGAGGCCCTGCGCGAGGTGCGCCTAGCCCTCCTGGAAGCTGACGTAAACTTCAAGGTGGTCAAGGCCTTCACCGAGCGCGTGAAGGAACGCGCCCTGGGCCAGGACGTGATGAAGTCCCTCACGCCCGGGCAGATGGTGGTCAAGATCGTCCACGACGAGATCTTGGCGCTTCTGGGCGGCGAGGCCCAGACCGTGGACTTCCGCCACAAGCCGCTCATCATCATGATGGTCGGCCTGCAGGGCTCGGGCAAGACGACCACCACCTCCAAGCTGGCCCTGTGGCTGCGGCGCAACCACAAGCGCAAACCCTATCTGGTCCCTGCCGACGTGTACCGTCCCGCGGCCATCGACCAGTTGCACAAGCTGGCCGCGCAGCTCGATTTCCCGGCCTATCCGTCCACCACGGAAATGAAGCCCGTGGACATCTGCCGCGACGCGGTGGACAAGGCCGCCCAGGCCGGACACGATGTGGTCATCCTGGACACCGCCGGGCGTCTGCACATCGACGAGCCCCTCATGGAGGAGCTCAAGGCCATCAAGGATGCCGTGGGACCCCACGAAATCCTCTTCGTGGCCGACGCCATGACCGGCCAGGACGCCGTGACCGTGGCCGACAGCTTCAACGCGCGGTTGGATATTTCCGGCGTCGTACTCACCAAGATGGACGGTGACGCCCGTGGCGGCGCGGCCCTTTCCATCAAGGAAGTCACGGGCAAGCCCATCAAGTTCGTGGGCGTTGGCGAAAAGGCCTCGGACCTGGAGATCTTCCACCCGGACCGCGCCGCGTCGCGCATTCTGGGCATGGGCGACATCCTTTCGCTCATCGAAAAAGCCCAGGAAGAATTCGACGTGGGCGAGGCCCAGGAGATGGAGCGCAAGCTCCGCCAGGCCCAGTTCACCTTGGACGACTTCCGCACCCAGATGCGCCGGGTGAAGAAGCTTGGGTCCATCGAGTCCATCATGAAGATGATCCCGGGCATGGGCAAGCTCACCAAGCAGCTGGGCGAAATCCAGATGCCTGAGAAAGAGATGGCCCGCCTGGAAGCCATAATAAGCTCCATGACCAAGAAGGAGCGCCTTGAGCCCAAGGTGATAAACCAGAGCCGCAAGGAACGCATCGCCAAGGGGTCCGGCACCCAGGTGGGCGACGTGACGGCTCTGTTGAAGAATTTCGAGCAGATGCGCATGATGATGCAGCGCATGATGGGTGGCGGCAAGATGCCCAAGATGGGCGGAATGCCGGGCGGGCGCATGCCGGGCGGAATGCCCGGGATGGCCGGCATGGGCGGAATGGCTGGAATGGCCGGCGCCATGTCCGGCAAGGGCAGCCCCACCAAGAAGAAAAAGGACAAGCGCAAGAAAAAGAAGAAGCGCTAACAGCCGTTCAAAAGCGCCAGCTGGATTTTTGAACAGGCTGTCAAGATCGGCTTTTACAATGGGCTGCTAACGGCGGCGTCCGCTATCGTCCCGACCGGACAGGGGCGGACTTGCCAGAACACGAAAACACGTTACATATCCTCATCGGGGGTGAATTGAGTATGGCTATGAAACTGAGACTTACCAGAATGGGTTCCAAGAAGCGTCCCTTTTACCGCATCGTCGCCATGGACAGCGCCACCAGGCGCGATGGCCGTGCGCTGGACTACGTCGGGCACTACAACCCGATGGTCGAGCCTGCCGAGATCACTGTGGACGCCGAAAAGGTTGCCAAGTGGATCGAGCGCGGCGCAAAGCCCACCGATACGGTGGCGGCGCTGCTGCGCAAGGCCGGCGTGAAGCAGTAGTTCCCGCGTCTCGCCAGATGCGGCGCCGGGAAGCGTGAGAACCACACGGAGGCGCCACATGTTGAAAGACCTGATAGAATACGTCGCCAGGTCGCTTGTCGATAACCCCGACGCCGTGCAGGTGAAGGAGATCGAGGGCGAGCAGACGTCGGTTATCGAGCTCAAGGTCGCCAAAGAGGACCTGGGCAAGGTGATCGGCAAGCAGGGGCGCACGGCCAGGGCCATGCGCACCATCCTGGGAGCGGCGTCCACCAAGGCGCGCAAGCGCTCGGTGCTGGAAATCCTGGAATAGGGCCTGGAGGCCCTGGGATTGACTCAAACCAAGCTGGTGGTCATCGGTGGGGTGGTGAAGCCCCACGGTATCCGGGGGGAGTTCAGCGTGGTCAACCATGCTGACTCCCCTGCGTTGTATTCGCCGGGCAGGCGTCTGGGAATTCGTGCGCCCGGCAAGCCGGAACGCTACGTGGAGGTGCTGACCTGCCGTCCCCATCAGGGAAGGCTTCTTCTCACCATCAAGGGCGTGACGGACAGGGACGCCGCCGACGCCCTGAGAGGGATGGAAGTGGTGATGCCAGCTGACGATCTGCCGGAACTGTCGGAAGGCGAGGTCTACCTGCACGAGATCGTCGGGTTCGACGTGGTGCTGGAGGACGGAGCCAAGGTAGGCGTGCTGGAGGGATTCCTGGACGTACCGGGCCAGGACCTGTGGGTGATCCGCTCCCCCGAGGGCAAGGAGATACTCCTGCCCGCCCACGAGGAGACTGTGCCGGAGATAGACATGGACTTACGGCGCGTGGTCATTGCGCCGCCTCCGGGGCTTCTGGAACTGTAAAATACTCTTTACTCGTCTCGATTGCCCTCTTTCGAGCTTTTGTTTCCCGCGTGTGCTCCAATCTTGTTTCAGATGGAGTGGTCATGATTGACTTCAAAGAAATTTCTTCTCCAGAAGTTTGGGAATTGTTTACCAGAGATTTTCTGGCAGACATGGGCTTTGATATTGTTTCTTCTCCTGATCGCGGGGCTGATGGGGGGAAAGATTTTATCGTATCTGAAAGAGTTGTTGGCTTGGCGTCAGTACATAGGTTGCTAACTATGGTCAGCTGCAAGCACAATATTTTTTCAGGTAAGTCTGTGAAAGAATCTGATGAGCAAAACATCCTTGAGAGGATGAAGGCCTTTAGAGCAGACTGTTTTATAGGAATGTATTCTACACTGCCAAGTGCAGCGTTAAACACAAGGCTCCAGCGGTTGGTCGACAGTGGCCAAATTAAGTCTTTTAAAGTTTATGACCATAGGTTGATTGAAAAAGAATTGATAGAGGATAGTAATAGCAAGTTGTTACTTAGGTATTTCCCGGAGTCATACAGTGTTATTAAGCCTATTCATAATATTGTTGATGAGTATGTTCCAGCGCTATGTGAAATTTGTGGAGAAGATTTATTAAAAAAGTCAGTTCACAATGAATACTCAGCAAATGTAGTTTTTGCATATAATAGAGATAGTGAAATAATTGAAAAAGTTTATTGCGCTTGTAAAGGAAGGGCATGTGATTCATATCTTGAAAATCAATTGTTCGAAAAAGGACTGATGACACGATGGATAGACTTACAGGATCTGTTTATCCCCGGAAGGTTTTTACAGCATATCTTGGGTGTGATGAATGAGATGCGAGATGGCTATGATAAGTACACGGATTCTGCATGGAAGGAGCATAGGGATATTTTGATTGCTGTAGCTCAACGTGTTCTCAGGGTTACAACTAAGAGAGAGCGTGACCGGATGCTAACCTTGTTGCAGCTTAATTTTTAATCAATGCGCTTCACCATTCTCTCTCTCTTTCCGGAATTCTTCGATTCACCGCTGAACTGCGGCCTTCTGGGCAAGGCCCGGCAGCAGGGCGTGGTCGAATTCGCGCTGGTGAACCCCCGGGACTTTGCCGACAACAAACACAAATCCGTGGACGACCGCCCCTACGGCGGCGGGCCGGGCATGGTCATGGCCCTGGACCCGCTGGCCAAGGCCCTGCGTTCCATCGAGAACCCCGGGCGCATGCTTCTTCTCTCACCGCGCGGCCGCAGGCTCGACCAAAATTTCGCCCGCGAGCTCTCGGCCGAGCCGTCGCTCACCATCCTGTGCGGTCGGTACGAGGGAATAGACGAACGCCTCCTGGACCTCTTCCCTATCGAACTGGTTTCCGCCGGGGACTTCGTTCTGTCCGGCGGAGAATCCGCGTCCCTGTGTTTGATCGAATCCGTGGCCAGGCTGCTGCCCGGCTTCATGGGCAAGGAAGAATCGGGAGACGAGGAGAGCTTTTCGGCCGGGCTCCTGGAATACCCGCACTACACACGGCCAGAAGTCTACGAAGGGCTCGCCGTTCCGGACGTTCTTCTGGGGGGAGACCACGCCAAGGTCCGAACCTGGAGGCGCGAGCAGTCCCTGGTCCAGACCCTGGCCCGGCGCCCCGAACTCCTCGCGGAGGCTCCGCTTACCGCCAAAGACCGCGAATTTCTGGCCTTAAAATCGCGCACGCTCCTGGCCAGGAACCTGCACATAGCCCTTGTTCACGGACCGGTGCTCAATAAATTCGGCCAGACCGTCACTGTGTCCTTGACCAACCTTGACCTGCACGATATAGCCCGCATTTCCCGAACATATGGACTCTCGGGATTCACGGTGGTCACTCCTCTGGAGGACCAGCGCGCGTTGGCCGCGACGCTCACCGGTCACTGGACCGGGGGGGCGGGCGGGCAGGCC
The DNA window shown above is from Desulfovibrio sp. and carries:
- a CDS encoding KH domain-containing protein, with translation MLKDLIEYVARSLVDNPDAVQVKEIEGEQTSVIELKVAKEDLGKVIGKQGRTARAMRTILGAASTKARKRSVLEILE
- the ffh gene encoding signal recognition particle protein codes for the protein MFESLQDRLESVFKKIRGHARLDEDNIQEALREVRLALLEADVNFKVVKAFTERVKERALGQDVMKSLTPGQMVVKIVHDEILALLGGEAQTVDFRHKPLIIMMVGLQGSGKTTTTSKLALWLRRNHKRKPYLVPADVYRPAAIDQLHKLAAQLDFPAYPSTTEMKPVDICRDAVDKAAQAGHDVVILDTAGRLHIDEPLMEELKAIKDAVGPHEILFVADAMTGQDAVTVADSFNARLDISGVVLTKMDGDARGGAALSIKEVTGKPIKFVGVGEKASDLEIFHPDRAASRILGMGDILSLIEKAQEEFDVGEAQEMERKLRQAQFTLDDFRTQMRRVKKLGSIESIMKMIPGMGKLTKQLGEIQMPEKEMARLEAIISSMTKKERLEPKVINQSRKERIAKGSGTQVGDVTALLKNFEQMRMMMQRMMGGGKMPKMGGMPGGRMPGGMPGMAGMGGMAGMAGAMSGKGSPTKKKKDKRKKKKKR
- the rpsP gene encoding 30S ribosomal protein S16 — translated: MAMKLRLTRMGSKKRPFYRIVAMDSATRRDGRALDYVGHYNPMVEPAEITVDAEKVAKWIERGAKPTDTVAALLRKAGVKQ
- a CDS encoding restriction endonuclease codes for the protein MIDFKEISSPEVWELFTRDFLADMGFDIVSSPDRGADGGKDFIVSERVVGLASVHRLLTMVSCKHNIFSGKSVKESDEQNILERMKAFRADCFIGMYSTLPSAALNTRLQRLVDSGQIKSFKVYDHRLIEKELIEDSNSKLLLRYFPESYSVIKPIHNIVDEYVPALCEICGEDLLKKSVHNEYSANVVFAYNRDSEIIEKVYCACKGRACDSYLENQLFEKGLMTRWIDLQDLFIPGRFLQHILGVMNEMRDGYDKYTDSAWKEHRDILIAVAQRVLRVTTKRERDRMLTLLQLNF
- the trmD gene encoding tRNA (guanosine(37)-N1)-methyltransferase TrmD, which encodes MRFTILSLFPEFFDSPLNCGLLGKARQQGVVEFALVNPRDFADNKHKSVDDRPYGGGPGMVMALDPLAKALRSIENPGRMLLLSPRGRRLDQNFARELSAEPSLTILCGRYEGIDERLLDLFPIELVSAGDFVLSGGESASLCLIESVARLLPGFMGKEESGDEESFSAGLLEYPHYTRPEVYEGLAVPDVLLGGDHAKVRTWRREQSLVQTLARRPELLAEAPLTAKDREFLALKSRTLLARNLHIALVHGPVLNKFGQTVTVSLTNLDLHDIARISRTYGLSGFTVVTPLEDQRALAATLTGHWTGGAGGQANPDRAEALGKVRVEATLEDAIARVRQEAGQDPWVLATSARPDGAVTPARIREALRERPAILVLGTGSGLAPEALALTNAQVAPVRPYGGYNHLSVRSAAAILTDRILGDIF
- the rimM gene encoding ribosome maturation factor RimM, which translates into the protein MTQTKLVVIGGVVKPHGIRGEFSVVNHADSPALYSPGRRLGIRAPGKPERYVEVLTCRPHQGRLLLTIKGVTDRDAADALRGMEVVMPADDLPELSEGEVYLHEIVGFDVVLEDGAKVGVLEGFLDVPGQDLWVIRSPEGKEILLPAHEETVPEIDMDLRRVVIAPPPGLLEL